In Erpetoichthys calabaricus chromosome 2, fErpCal1.3, whole genome shotgun sequence, a genomic segment contains:
- the cpdp gene encoding CPD photolyase isoform X1 — protein sequence MSNSTTFRCCLQSCWKVQSLPPTTLYTFAAWLYCATSKIIEMQRKSSTKYSVKQLKAKKSKLLEDDHHDDYACKRQKLPEVTGGGKRLSDAICISRRETASSVAEFKFNKKRVRILSETEDIVDGSDGILYWMSRDQRVHDNWALLFAQRLALKQKQPLHVCFCLVPRFLEATIRHFGFMLCGLQEVEKECTELDISFHLLIGYAKDVLPEFVKSNHIGAVVTDFSPLRVPLQWLQDVKDRLPEGIPFVQVDAHNIVPCWVVSDKQEYAARTIRKKIHDKLPEFLTEFPPVVLHPHCTKIKTKEVDWEKARASLEVDHTVKEVDWAKPGTLGGLAVLESFISERLKIYSSDRNDPNKEALSNLSPWFHFGQLAVQRAVLEVQKFRSKYRESVESFIEESVVRRELSDNFCFYNPRYDSLDGAFEWARKTLEDHTKDKRTHLYSRAELEEGRTHDPLWNAAQLQMVHEGKMHGFLRMYWAKKILEWTHSPAEALEISIYLNDRYELDGRDPNGYVGCMWSICGTHDQGWSERAVFGKIRYMNYAGCKRKFDVNQFEYRYNHKKFTP from the exons ATGAGTAACAGTACCACATTCAG GTGCTGTCTGCAGTCTTGTTGGAAAGTTCAGTCCTTGCCACCAACAACATTGTATACTTTTGCAGCCTGGCTATACTGTGCAACATCAAAGATAATAGAGATGCAGAGAAAAAGTTCTACAAAATATTCAGTGAAACAGTTGAAGGCTAAAAAGAGCAAGCTCCTAGAGGATGATCACCATGATGATTATGCATGCAAGAGGCAGAAGCTGCCTGAGGTGACTGGAGGAGGCAAAAGGTTGTCGGATGCCATATGTATTTCCCGCAGGGAAACTGCCTCATCAGTGGCAGAGTTCAAATTCAACAAGAAGCGGGTCCGAATATTGTCAGAGACGGAGGATATTGTAGATGGATCAGATGGCATCCTGTACTGGATGTCCAGGGATCAGCGGGTACACG ATAACTGGGCATTGCTGTTTGCACAGCGCCTGGCTCTTAAGCAGAAGCAGCCCCTCCATGTGTGTTTCTGTTTGGTACCACGCTTCCTTGAGGCAACCATTCGCCACTTTGGTTTTATGCTATGTGGCCTACAGGAAGTGGAAAAG GAATGTACTGAGTTGGACATCTCCTTCCATCTATTAATTGGTTATGCAAAAGATGTTTTGCCAGAGTTTGTGAAGTCAAATCACATTGGAGCAGTGGTCACCGACTTCTCCCCATTGCGGGTCCCACTACAGTGGCTGCAAGATGTCAAAGATAGACTGCCAGAAGGTATTCCCTTTGTACAG GTTGATGCCCATAATATTGTACCTTGCTGGGTTGTCTCAGACAAGCAAGAGTATGCAGCAAGGACTATCCGCAAAAAGATTCATGATAAACTGCCTGAGTTTCTGACAGAGTTTCCCCCTGTGGTGCTACATCCTCATTGCACCAAGATCAAAACTAAG GAGGTGGACTGGGAGAAAGCACGTGCCTCTTTGGAAGTAGACCACACTGTAAAGGAGGTGGACTGGGCTAAGCCTGGAACTCTAGGAGGACTGGCTGTCCTTGAGTCATTTATTTCAGAGAGACTCAAGATCTATTCATCTGACCGCAATGATCCTAACAAAGAAGCACTCAGCAATCTTTCACCCTGGTTCCATTTTG GCCAGCTAGCAGTGCAGCGTGCAGTGCTTGAGGTGCAGAAATTCCGTAGTAAATATCGTGAGTCTGTTGAGAGCTTCATTGAGGAATCGGTAGTAAGGAGGGAACTGTCTGACAACTTCTGCTTCTACAATCCTAGATATGACTCCTTGGATG GGGCCTTTGAGTGGGCCAGGAAGACCCTCGAGGACCACACCAAGGACAAGCGTACTCACCTGTATTCACGTGCAGAACTAGAGGAAGGCAGAACTCATGACCCACTTTGGAATGCAGCACAG CTGCAGATGGTTCATGAAGGGAAAATGCATGGCTTCCTGAGGATGTACTGGGCAAAAAAGATACTGGAGTGGACCCATTCCCCAGCAGAGGCCTTAGAAATTTCCATTTACTTGAATGACAGATATGAGCTAGATGGACGAGACCCAAATGGATATGTTG GGTGTATGTGGTCAATCTGTGGAACTCATGATCAAGGGTGGTCTGAAAGAGCAGTGTTTGGGAAGATTCGATACATGAATTATGCAGGGTGTAAGAGGAAGTTTGATGTCAACCAGTTTGAGTACAGATACAACCATAAGAAATTCACTCCCTGA
- the cpdp gene encoding CPD photolyase isoform X2, which produces MQRKSSTKYSVKQLKAKKSKLLEDDHHDDYACKRQKLPEVTGGGKRLSDAICISRRETASSVAEFKFNKKRVRILSETEDIVDGSDGILYWMSRDQRVHDNWALLFAQRLALKQKQPLHVCFCLVPRFLEATIRHFGFMLCGLQEVEKECTELDISFHLLIGYAKDVLPEFVKSNHIGAVVTDFSPLRVPLQWLQDVKDRLPEGIPFVQVDAHNIVPCWVVSDKQEYAARTIRKKIHDKLPEFLTEFPPVVLHPHCTKIKTKEVDWEKARASLEVDHTVKEVDWAKPGTLGGLAVLESFISERLKIYSSDRNDPNKEALSNLSPWFHFGQLAVQRAVLEVQKFRSKYRESVESFIEESVVRRELSDNFCFYNPRYDSLDGAFEWARKTLEDHTKDKRTHLYSRAELEEGRTHDPLWNAAQLQMVHEGKMHGFLRMYWAKKILEWTHSPAEALEISIYLNDRYELDGRDPNGYVGCMWSICGTHDQGWSERAVFGKIRYMNYAGCKRKFDVNQFEYRYNHKKFTP; this is translated from the exons ATGCAGAGAAAAAGTTCTACAAAATATTCAGTGAAACAGTTGAAGGCTAAAAAGAGCAAGCTCCTAGAGGATGATCACCATGATGATTATGCATGCAAGAGGCAGAAGCTGCCTGAGGTGACTGGAGGAGGCAAAAGGTTGTCGGATGCCATATGTATTTCCCGCAGGGAAACTGCCTCATCAGTGGCAGAGTTCAAATTCAACAAGAAGCGGGTCCGAATATTGTCAGAGACGGAGGATATTGTAGATGGATCAGATGGCATCCTGTACTGGATGTCCAGGGATCAGCGGGTACACG ATAACTGGGCATTGCTGTTTGCACAGCGCCTGGCTCTTAAGCAGAAGCAGCCCCTCCATGTGTGTTTCTGTTTGGTACCACGCTTCCTTGAGGCAACCATTCGCCACTTTGGTTTTATGCTATGTGGCCTACAGGAAGTGGAAAAG GAATGTACTGAGTTGGACATCTCCTTCCATCTATTAATTGGTTATGCAAAAGATGTTTTGCCAGAGTTTGTGAAGTCAAATCACATTGGAGCAGTGGTCACCGACTTCTCCCCATTGCGGGTCCCACTACAGTGGCTGCAAGATGTCAAAGATAGACTGCCAGAAGGTATTCCCTTTGTACAG GTTGATGCCCATAATATTGTACCTTGCTGGGTTGTCTCAGACAAGCAAGAGTATGCAGCAAGGACTATCCGCAAAAAGATTCATGATAAACTGCCTGAGTTTCTGACAGAGTTTCCCCCTGTGGTGCTACATCCTCATTGCACCAAGATCAAAACTAAG GAGGTGGACTGGGAGAAAGCACGTGCCTCTTTGGAAGTAGACCACACTGTAAAGGAGGTGGACTGGGCTAAGCCTGGAACTCTAGGAGGACTGGCTGTCCTTGAGTCATTTATTTCAGAGAGACTCAAGATCTATTCATCTGACCGCAATGATCCTAACAAAGAAGCACTCAGCAATCTTTCACCCTGGTTCCATTTTG GCCAGCTAGCAGTGCAGCGTGCAGTGCTTGAGGTGCAGAAATTCCGTAGTAAATATCGTGAGTCTGTTGAGAGCTTCATTGAGGAATCGGTAGTAAGGAGGGAACTGTCTGACAACTTCTGCTTCTACAATCCTAGATATGACTCCTTGGATG GGGCCTTTGAGTGGGCCAGGAAGACCCTCGAGGACCACACCAAGGACAAGCGTACTCACCTGTATTCACGTGCAGAACTAGAGGAAGGCAGAACTCATGACCCACTTTGGAATGCAGCACAG CTGCAGATGGTTCATGAAGGGAAAATGCATGGCTTCCTGAGGATGTACTGGGCAAAAAAGATACTGGAGTGGACCCATTCCCCAGCAGAGGCCTTAGAAATTTCCATTTACTTGAATGACAGATATGAGCTAGATGGACGAGACCCAAATGGATATGTTG GGTGTATGTGGTCAATCTGTGGAACTCATGATCAAGGGTGGTCTGAAAGAGCAGTGTTTGGGAAGATTCGATACATGAATTATGCAGGGTGTAAGAGGAAGTTTGATGTCAACCAGTTTGAGTACAGATACAACCATAAGAAATTCACTCCCTGA